One genomic segment of Podarcis raffonei isolate rPodRaf1 chromosome 7, rPodRaf1.pri, whole genome shotgun sequence includes these proteins:
- the LOC128417407 gene encoding transmembrane protein 68-like: MSWITQMLENWISVTYLEECLNSVVHPLWLFIIPILLYSFWLFFYIFYCVVSFLLYIYKKMNNQQENDFYSKFWDKARHIMYHCFDIYGKIWHGYEIIGLEHLPQGPGIVIFHHSVSLLGYSFFVGKAYKEKGRLCNTVVHHFLYNLPGTKILCDVLLLRDFKKAECVEILKKGHLLGIAPGGAREAFFSKDYSLMWGNRTGFAWLAMEAKVPIIPIFAQNDSEVFRTFGNTRLARWVYEKTRCLLLPVYGGFPVKLRTYIGEPIPYDPNITATELAEKTKTALENLRDRHQKMPGSILRALSERFDKDDKANYFLLESERENKLTPPLTRARQLVEKLLQELPLQYALLDQEQKSSRLTCFDIKGSLVFGKKVCFDLIYLKDFKKAECVEILKKGHLLGIAPGRATEANFSNDYSLIWGNRTGFARLALEAKVPIIPIFTQNSCEAYRSLGKTRLTKWLYEKTRCVLLPTYGGFPVKLRTYVGEPIPYDPNKTATELAEIAKTAPENLRDRHQKLPGNMLRALSERFDKDDKAN; this comes from the exons ATGAGCTGGATTACTCaaatgctggaaaactggatTAGTGTTACTTATTTGGAAGAATGCCTGAACTCTGTGGTTCACCCTCTGTGGTTATTTATCATTCCCattttgctttattctttctggttatttttttatatattttactgTGTTGTCTCATTTCTGTTATATATCTACAAGAAGATGAATAACCAGCAAGAAAATGATTTTTATAGCAAATTTTGGGACAAGGCAAGGCACATTATGTATCACTGTTTCGATATATATGGAAAGATATGGCATG GTTATGAAATTATTGGCTTGGAACATCTCCCTCAAGGACCAGGGATTGTTATTTTTCATCATTCAGTTTCCCTTCTCGGCTATTCTTTCTTTGTGGGCAAAGCTTATAAAGAGAAAGGAAGACTGTGCAATACAGTAGTTCATCACTTCTTGTATAATCTTCCAg GGACAAAGATCCTTTGTGATGTGCTCTTATTGAGAGATTTCAAGAAAGCTGAATGTGTGGAAATTCTGAAGAAAGGCCATTTACTGGGCATTGCCCCTGGTGGAGCTAGAGAAGCATTTTTTAGTAAAGACTACAGTTTAATGTGGGGTAACCGCACAGGTTTCGCTTGGCTAGCTATGGAGGCAAAAGTG CCCATCATCCCTATATTTGCACAAAATGATTCTGAAGTGTTCAGGACCTTTGGAAATACAA GGTTGGCAAGATGGGTATATGAGAAAACTCGATGTTTACTCCTTCCTGTATATGGAGGGTTTCCAGTGAAATTGAGGACATATATTGGAGAACCCATCCCATATGATCCAAATATAACTGCCACAGAGCTGGCTGAAAAA ACCAAGACTGCACTTGAAAATCTTCGGGATAGACACCAAAAAATGCCAGGAAGTATATTAAGAGCTCTTTCAGAACGATTTGATAAGGATGACAAAGCTAACTA TTTTTTActggagagtgagagagagaacaaactaaCACCCCCCCTCACTAGGGCAAG GCAGCTGGTTGAAAAGCTTCTTCAGGAGTTGCCCCTGCAGTATGCATTGCTTGATCAGGAGCAAAAAAGTTCCAGGTTGACATGCTTTGACATCAAAGGGTCTCTGGTATTCG GGAAGAAAGTATGTTTTGATTTGATATACTTGAAAGATTTCAAGAAAGCTGAATGTGTGGAAATTCTGAAGAAAGGCCATTTATTGGGCATAGCACCTGGTAGAGCTACAGAAGCAAACTTTAGTAATGACTACAGCTTAATCTGGGGTAACCGTACAGGTTTCGCTCGGCTAGCTTTGGAGGCGAAAGTG CCCATCATCCCAATATTTACACAAAACAGTTGTGAAGCATACAGGAGCTTGGGAAAGACAA GGCTGACAAAATGGCTGTATGAGAAAACTCGATGTGTACTCCTTCCCACTTATGGAGGGTTCCCAGTGAAATTGAGGACATATGTTGGAGAACCCATCCCATATGATCCAAATAAAACTGCCACAGAGCTGGCTGAAATA GCCAAGACTGCACCTGAAAATCTTCGGGATAGACACCAAAAATTGCCAGGAAATATGTTAAGAGCTCTTTCAGAACGATTTGATAAGGATGACAAAGCTAACTAG